A single genomic interval of Porphyromonas sp. oral taxon 275 harbors:
- a CDS encoding DoxX family protein, translating to MLKYRLYFFFYYLCGISYILAGVNHFVNPNFYLRIMPDYLPAHEALVALSGVAEILLGLGLVVRPKSQLRVWSAWGIILLLIAVYPANIYSYTHLAELGDPRATIALIRLPFQLLFLWWAWVYTRPFPKRPE from the coding sequence TTAAGTACCGTCTTTATTTCTTCTTCTATTACCTCTGTGGGATCTCCTATATCCTAGCAGGAGTCAATCACTTTGTCAATCCTAACTTCTACCTCCGCATAATGCCAGACTATCTGCCTGCTCACGAAGCCTTGGTCGCACTAAGTGGTGTCGCGGAGATCCTCCTTGGGCTAGGGCTGGTGGTCAGACCCAAGAGTCAGCTTCGTGTTTGGTCGGCTTGGGGGATTATCCTACTCCTGATCGCTGTCTATCCGGCCAATATCTACTCCTATACACACCTAGCTGAGCTCGGTGATCCTCGTGCGACGATAGCCTTGATCCGCCTCCCCTTCCAGCTTCTCTTCCTTTGGTGGGCTTGGGTGTATACCCGTCCTTTCCCCAAGCGTCCCGAGTAG
- the dinB gene encoding DNA polymerase IV, whose amino-acid sequence MRKIIHIDMDAFFASVEQHDHPELRGIPIAVGGAEHRGVVCAASYEARRYGVRSAMSGAEARKRCPHITFVPVHFERYKEVSAAIHSIFHDYTDIIEPISLDEAFLDVTENKPGIPLAVDIAKELRRRIWEELGLTASAGVSYNKFLAKIASEERKPNGLCTIHPDQALELIERLPVESFWGVGRATARRMHQLGIRTGADLRARSLQELQRHFGKAGQTFYDYARGIDERPVEYERVRKSIGCEHTFETNTAEPLELEQRLLEVLSDLKRRLERRSFRGRTLTLKLKFADFSVQSRAYSAPHLLEEAELEAEALTLLWGVELSGRSVRLLGLTVSNPPEELRPGMWVQQWLDFDPASLELKLL is encoded by the coding sequence ATGCGCAAGATCATACACATCGACATGGACGCCTTCTTTGCCTCGGTAGAGCAGCATGATCATCCGGAGCTGCGTGGTATCCCCATCGCCGTTGGGGGGGCGGAGCATCGAGGAGTGGTCTGTGCCGCGAGCTACGAGGCGCGTCGCTATGGAGTGCGCTCGGCGATGTCAGGGGCAGAGGCGCGCAAGCGCTGCCCGCACATCACTTTCGTGCCCGTGCACTTCGAGCGCTACAAGGAGGTCTCGGCGGCTATCCATAGCATCTTCCACGACTATACCGATATCATCGAGCCCATCTCCCTAGACGAGGCCTTCCTCGATGTGACCGAGAATAAGCCCGGCATCCCCCTCGCGGTGGACATCGCCAAGGAGCTGCGGCGGCGCATCTGGGAGGAGCTCGGGCTGACGGCCTCGGCGGGCGTCTCCTATAATAAGTTCCTGGCGAAGATCGCCTCCGAGGAGCGTAAGCCCAACGGCCTCTGTACCATACACCCCGACCAAGCGCTGGAGCTCATCGAGCGGCTGCCCGTGGAGAGCTTCTGGGGCGTGGGACGTGCCACGGCACGGCGCATGCACCAGCTGGGGATACGCACGGGGGCTGACCTCAGGGCGCGCAGCCTTCAGGAGCTGCAGCGGCACTTCGGTAAGGCTGGACAGACCTTCTATGACTATGCTCGCGGTATAGACGAGCGCCCCGTGGAGTACGAGCGCGTACGCAAGTCCATAGGCTGCGAGCATACCTTCGAGACGAATACCGCCGAGCCGCTGGAGCTCGAGCAGCGCCTCCTCGAGGTGCTCTCCGACCTTAAGAGGAGGCTAGAGCGACGCTCCTTCCGAGGGCGTACGCTGACGCTCAAGCTCAAGTTCGCCGACTTCTCCGTCCAGTCGCGCGCCTATTCCGCGCCGCATCTCCTCGAGGAGGCCGAGCTGGAGGCCGAGGCCCTCACGCTGCTGTGGGGCGTGGAGCTCTCCGGGCGCTCGGTGCGCCTCCTCGGGCTCACGGTCTCCAACCCTCCCGAGGAGCTTAGGCCTGGGATGTGGGTGCAGCAGTGGCTGGACTTCGATCCCGCCTCGCTGGAGCTCAAGTTGCTCTAA
- the gcvT gene encoding glycine cleavage system aminomethyltransferase GcvT yields the protein MKTTPFTALHEALGAKMHEFAGYNMPIEYSTGIIDEHMTVVKGVGVFDVSHMGEFWVKGPQALQFVQDITSNDASKLGVGDIQYTCFPNASGGIVDDLLVYHYEEEKYLLVVNAANIDKDWAWCQANNKVGAILENSSDNVGQLAVQGPLATQVLQRLTEVNLSEIPYYTFKVGEFAGCPEVIISNTGYTGAGGFELYFYPQYGERIWNAIFEAGKPEGIRPIGLGARDTLRLEMGFCLYGNDITDTTSPLEAGLGWITKFKDDKHFPGRALLEQQKAEGIKRKLVAFRLKDKGIPRAHYEIADASGQVIGEVTSGTMSPTLKVGIGMGYVAKEYSAPGTEIYIVVRGRQLAAEVVKPPMRQVD from the coding sequence ATGAAGACAACTCCATTCACTGCTCTGCACGAAGCCCTGGGGGCTAAGATGCACGAGTTCGCAGGCTACAACATGCCTATCGAGTACAGCACGGGGATCATCGACGAGCACATGACAGTGGTCAAGGGCGTAGGTGTCTTTGACGTCTCGCACATGGGTGAGTTTTGGGTCAAGGGGCCTCAGGCGCTCCAATTCGTCCAGGACATCACCAGCAATGACGCCTCCAAGCTCGGTGTCGGCGATATCCAGTACACCTGCTTCCCCAACGCTAGCGGAGGGATCGTCGACGATCTGCTCGTCTATCACTATGAGGAGGAGAAATACCTGCTCGTCGTCAATGCGGCCAACATCGACAAGGACTGGGCCTGGTGCCAGGCCAATAACAAGGTTGGGGCTATCCTCGAGAACAGCTCCGACAATGTCGGGCAGCTGGCTGTCCAGGGGCCTCTAGCTACCCAGGTACTGCAGCGTCTCACGGAGGTCAACCTCAGCGAGATCCCTTACTATACCTTCAAGGTCGGGGAGTTCGCTGGCTGCCCCGAGGTCATCATCTCCAACACGGGCTATACGGGTGCTGGGGGCTTCGAGCTCTACTTCTATCCCCAGTATGGCGAGCGGATCTGGAATGCGATCTTCGAGGCAGGTAAGCCCGAGGGTATCCGTCCTATCGGCCTGGGCGCACGCGACACGCTCCGCCTCGAGATGGGCTTCTGCCTCTACGGCAACGATATCACGGATACGACCTCACCCCTAGAGGCGGGCCTCGGGTGGATCACGAAGTTCAAGGACGACAAGCACTTCCCCGGACGCGCCCTCCTAGAGCAGCAGAAGGCCGAGGGGATCAAGCGTAAGCTCGTCGCCTTCCGTCTCAAGGACAAGGGCATTCCCCGCGCGCACTACGAGATCGCTGATGCCTCGGGTCAGGTGATCGGCGAGGTGACCTCAGGGACGATGTCGCCCACGCTCAAGGTCGGTATCGGCATGGGCTATGTGGCTAAGGAGTACAGCGCTCCCGGCACGGAGATCTACATCGTGGTACGTGGGCGTCAGCTCGCGGCCGAGGTCGTCAAGCCGCCTATGCGTCAGGTCGACTAG
- a CDS encoding ParA family protein, translated as MGRIIALANQKGGVGKTTTAINLAASLASLDKRVLLVDTDPQANASSGLGVESLKLGKTIYECLCGGLAASEVIIPTIVDGLELLPSHIDLAGADIELMEQDEREHKLRRVLEPLVDRYDYILIDCSPSLGLITINALVAADAVLIPVQCEYFALEGISKLLNTIRIVRQRLNPRLEIEGFLMTMYDSRTRLNNQIYEEVKSHFKELVFETVIQRNVKLGEAPSHGLPALLYDADSRGAVNHLQLAVELINKTKK; from the coding sequence ATGGGACGAATCATCGCCTTAGCAAACCAAAAGGGTGGCGTAGGGAAGACTACGACAGCTATCAATCTGGCAGCCTCGCTGGCCTCGCTCGACAAGCGCGTGCTGCTGGTGGATACCGATCCGCAGGCCAACGCCTCCTCAGGGCTGGGCGTCGAGAGCCTCAAGCTCGGCAAGACGATCTACGAATGCCTCTGCGGCGGCCTCGCGGCCTCCGAGGTCATCATCCCTACCATCGTGGACGGCCTCGAGCTACTGCCTTCGCACATCGATCTGGCGGGGGCAGACATCGAGCTGATGGAGCAGGACGAGCGCGAGCACAAGCTGCGCCGCGTCCTCGAGCCACTCGTAGACCGCTACGACTATATCCTCATCGACTGCTCCCCTTCGCTGGGCCTGATCACGATCAATGCGCTGGTAGCGGCGGACGCCGTCCTGATCCCCGTGCAGTGCGAGTACTTCGCCCTCGAGGGCATCTCCAAGCTGCTCAATACCATACGTATCGTACGCCAGCGCCTCAACCCGCGCCTCGAGATCGAGGGCTTCCTGATGACGATGTACGACAGCCGTACGCGCCTCAACAATCAGATCTACGAGGAGGTCAAGAGCCACTTCAAGGAGCTCGTCTTCGAGACCGTCATCCAGCGCAATGTCAAGCTCGGCGAGGCGCCGAGCCATGGGCTACCTGCCCTGCTCTACGATGCCGACAGTCGCGGCGCCGTCAATCACCTCCAGCTGGCAGTCGAGCTGATCAATAAGACTAAGAAGTAG
- a CDS encoding ParB/RepB/Spo0J family partition protein, producing MAMKTKSVLGRGLGNLLPDEPMASLSGAASIQELSISLIQPNPNQPRREFDEERLEELASSIRALGLVQPITVQELGGGQYQIISGERRWRAAQRAGLERLPAYIRPVRAEELMELALVENIQREDLNAIEIALAYQQIIDLQHLKQEELAERVGKKRTTVANYLRLLRLPAEIQLGLTQRLIDMGHARALLQIEDTERQLELYALIQQEQLSVRAVEELARAVQQGGEELPTAKPASAPKPSARADYKILEQHLAQVFASRVTLRCNAQGKGRLTIPFSSDEELERIMQLLERVQH from the coding sequence ATGGCAATGAAGACTAAGAGCGTCCTCGGGCGCGGCCTCGGCAACCTCCTCCCCGATGAGCCTATGGCCAGCCTCAGCGGGGCCGCCTCGATCCAGGAGCTGAGTATTTCACTGATCCAGCCTAATCCCAATCAGCCTCGCCGCGAGTTCGACGAGGAGCGCCTCGAGGAGCTCGCGAGCTCGATACGCGCCCTAGGGCTCGTCCAGCCCATCACGGTGCAGGAGCTCGGGGGCGGTCAGTACCAGATCATCTCGGGCGAGCGCCGCTGGCGTGCCGCCCAGCGTGCGGGGCTCGAGCGTCTGCCCGCCTACATCCGTCCCGTACGCGCCGAGGAGCTCATGGAGCTGGCACTGGTGGAGAACATCCAGCGCGAGGACCTCAATGCCATAGAGATCGCCCTAGCGTACCAGCAGATCATCGACCTGCAGCACCTCAAGCAGGAGGAGCTCGCCGAGCGCGTAGGGAAGAAGCGTACCACGGTGGCCAACTACCTGCGCCTACTGCGCCTGCCCGCCGAGATCCAGCTGGGACTCACCCAGCGCCTCATCGACATGGGCCATGCCCGTGCCCTCCTGCAGATCGAGGATACCGAGCGGCAGCTCGAGCTCTACGCCCTCATCCAGCAGGAGCAGCTGAGTGTGCGCGCCGTCGAGGAGCTCGCCCGTGCCGTCCAGCAGGGCGGTGAGGAGCTCCCCACGGCTAAGCCAGCCAGCGCCCCCAAGCCTTCTGCACGTGCGGACTACAAGATCCTAGAGCAGCACCTGGCACAGGTCTTCGCCTCGCGCGTCACCCTGCGCTGCAACGCTCAGGGTAAGGGACGCCTGACGATCCCCTTCTCCAGCGATGAGGAGCTGGAGCGTATCATGCAGCTCCTCGAGCGCGTACAGCACTAG
- a CDS encoding DUF5683 domain-containing protein has product MTASSYRPLLLLGLALLLGAASARAAAPDSLLTLRSYPSLVSAGLEGLPRYVGDEAPRRGLVARYDSLARVPEAPQQVQLSPQATAIAPLWQPNSTKALLWALLPGGGQIYNRKYWKLPIVWGALTACYYAISWNNRQYRDYHEAYRDIMSADPATNTAWLAFAPAGAKAEDYAQYSSLRSTLKRGNDYYRRYRDLSIVATVLVYGLSLLDAYVDAELYTFDISPDLSLRLSPEIAVPALPRPALQLGVNCSLTF; this is encoded by the coding sequence ATGACCGCCTCCAGCTATCGTCCCTTGCTCCTCCTCGGCCTTGCCCTCCTCCTCGGTGCGGCCTCTGCCCGAGCTGCAGCTCCCGACAGCCTCCTCACGCTGCGTAGCTATCCCTCCCTAGTGAGTGCGGGGCTCGAGGGCCTTCCGCGCTATGTCGGGGACGAAGCACCGCGCCGCGGACTCGTCGCACGCTACGATAGCCTCGCGCGTGTCCCCGAGGCACCACAGCAGGTGCAGCTCTCGCCCCAGGCGACGGCGATAGCTCCGCTTTGGCAGCCCAATTCGACCAAGGCGCTCCTCTGGGCGCTCCTCCCTGGGGGCGGACAGATCTATAATCGCAAGTACTGGAAGCTCCCCATCGTCTGGGGCGCACTCACGGCCTGCTACTACGCCATCAGCTGGAACAACCGCCAGTACCGCGACTACCATGAGGCCTATCGCGACATCATGAGTGCCGACCCCGCGACCAATACCGCTTGGCTGGCCTTCGCCCCCGCGGGCGCCAAGGCCGAGGACTACGCGCAGTACAGCTCGCTCCGCTCGACGCTCAAGCGCGGCAACGACTACTACCGTCGCTACCGCGACCTCAGCATCGTCGCCACGGTGCTGGTCTATGGCCTCTCGCTCCTCGACGCCTATGTCGATGCCGAGCTCTACACCTTCGACATCTCTCCCGACCTATCGCTGCGCCTCAGCCCAGAGATAGCCGTGCCTGCGCTACCCCGACCCGCACTACAGCTGGGGGTCAACTGTAGCCTTACCTTTTAA
- a CDS encoding lytic transglycosylase domain-containing protein: protein MKSLLRISLLSLLLTLSPSLWAQRDSIRQQGSPLSLSLSSALLDPITLPASLDRDVESLLEQWYSGYGRKGTARTSPALPASVSVPYTADSTYIRMLNRIPSVMRFSYNPLVREAIELYLYRRRGLLSSMLALSDLYFPDIEIALDKHSLPMELRYLVIVESALNPKAISPAGAAGLWQLMLPTGRAYGLNINSLVDERMDPIRSTEAASRFLKDLYKIYGDWWLVLAAYNCGPGNVNRAIKRSGLLKPNFWDIYRFLPGETRRYIPLFIGAYFAMHYSRHYGILPRELGRPLATDYYVTPHRVTFDRIAELTGLDRETISTFNPQYRSGIIPGNNASVRLPLTAILKLDSLGEAVVSPELRVNLEGPDQQASARRKQSPSEETSEEEAEAETSSSRSRTRSKAEPATTSRQHKVSSGETLSSIAHRHGLTVEELKKANRLRSDKLSVGQSLSIPGKHSAKAAQKHTSSKGKATKSRRRRR, encoded by the coding sequence ATGAAGAGCCTCCTCAGGATATCCCTTCTCTCGCTTCTCCTCACGCTCTCGCCCTCCCTCTGGGCACAGCGCGACAGCATCCGTCAGCAGGGATCTCCGCTCTCGCTCTCCCTATCCTCAGCACTGCTCGATCCCATCACGCTCCCCGCTTCGCTAGACCGCGACGTAGAGAGCCTGCTGGAGCAGTGGTATAGCGGCTATGGGCGCAAGGGTACCGCGCGTACCAGTCCCGCCCTCCCCGCCTCCGTCTCCGTCCCTTACACTGCCGACAGTACCTACATCAGGATGCTGAACCGCATACCCTCGGTGATGCGCTTCAGCTACAATCCCCTCGTGCGTGAGGCCATCGAGCTCTACCTCTACCGTCGCCGCGGCCTGCTGAGCTCCATGCTCGCCCTCTCGGATCTCTACTTCCCCGATATAGAGATAGCGCTCGACAAGCATAGTCTGCCTATGGAGCTACGCTATCTGGTCATCGTCGAGTCGGCGCTCAATCCCAAGGCCATCTCCCCCGCTGGGGCCGCTGGCCTCTGGCAGCTGATGCTCCCCACGGGCCGCGCCTATGGGCTCAACATCAATAGCCTCGTGGATGAGCGCATGGATCCCATCCGCAGCACGGAGGCCGCGAGCCGCTTCCTCAAGGACCTCTACAAGATCTACGGCGACTGGTGGCTGGTGCTGGCGGCCTATAACTGCGGCCCGGGCAACGTCAATCGTGCCATCAAGCGCTCCGGGCTCCTCAAGCCGAACTTCTGGGACATCTACCGCTTCCTCCCTGGGGAGACGCGTCGCTACATCCCGCTCTTCATCGGGGCTTACTTCGCCATGCACTACTCGCGCCACTACGGCATCCTGCCGCGCGAGCTGGGGCGTCCGCTGGCTACCGACTACTACGTGACGCCGCACCGCGTGACCTTCGACCGCATCGCCGAGCTTACAGGGCTGGATCGGGAGACGATCTCCACCTTCAACCCCCAATACCGTAGCGGCATCATCCCAGGGAATAACGCCTCGGTACGCCTACCCCTGACAGCCATCCTCAAGCTCGATAGTCTCGGCGAGGCTGTGGTCTCCCCCGAGCTGCGTGTCAACCTCGAGGGGCCTGACCAGCAGGCCTCCGCACGTCGGAAGCAGAGCCCGAGCGAGGAGACGAGCGAGGAGGAGGCAGAGGCCGAGACCAGCTCCAGCCGCTCCCGCACTCGCTCTAAGGCTGAGCCAGCCACCACGAGCCGCCAGCATAAGGTCAGCTCGGGCGAGACGCTCTCCAGTATCGCCCATCGCCACGGACTCACCGTCGAGGAGCTCAAGAAGGCCAATAGACTTCGCTCCGACAAGCTCAGCGTAGGTCAGAGCCTATCTATCCCTGGCAAGCACAGTGCCAAGGCGGCGCAGAAGCACACGTCCTCTAAGGGCAAGGCCACGAAGAGCCGCAGGCGCCGCCGCTAA